A single Dermacentor albipictus isolate Rhodes 1998 colony chromosome 3, USDA_Dalb.pri_finalv2, whole genome shotgun sequence DNA region contains:
- the LOC139057748 gene encoding uncharacterized protein, with amino-acid sequence MNESAQWVFRSVIWEFFDRGASDATCHTCKMRLKTPTGTTTTLVNHLKRHPDPFKQFEKLRAAESSKKPAGLKKTTGTNKADASAASCSYFKPTLKGDSQRAITLTTKVAQFLATGLHSYLIVEELGFLSLMHTAVPEYKVPSRTMFSRSVVPELYAKEKERIKSELRHHFTDRTPCYSVTTDGWTSRPGDSYVSFTCHLVDKEFWLHNYHLAWRHMPEGHTSDNLKRILLDLAKEWGLPQDVPVFIVTDNARNFLGATSRTGWCAKKGTQNFEQLCVKARAIVGHYKRSSQARNHLKEVQQQQRCGEESAFAGNLLHSMKSRFVDIKLQVTYALSTALDPRFKAVCYDTTSEKRWLKNLLCSAVEKSLLQGRDSEEPSAPAQAVSSDVWDVFGALASTTTSSTGSQRLMEEVEEYLHAPVRPRLENPFLWWKNFGEYKYPSLSKLARLYLSVPATQVSRFSRAKKSLMPDTDEFSDCNELSDEVHKATSCASDAEDGEITFEEYALTRVRNKWVYFSKTAEENAAVNEGFLWHGAIPGIIGCVASSLIAIIAPKGGRKAAFKRCKENYALNCMFALFLFTFYLRSQICNGDMKILAVNPM; translated from the exons ATGAACGAATCGGCGCAGTGGGTGTTCCGGAGTGTCATCTGGGAGTTCTTCGATCGCGGAGCCAGTGACGCGACGTGCCACACGTGCAAGATGCGCCTTAAGACGCCCACGGGCACTACAACCACCCTCGTCAATCACCTAAAGCGTCACCCTGATCCATTCAAGCAGTTCGAGAAGCTCCGTGCTGCCGAAAGCTCAAAAAAGCCTGCAGGCCTGAAAAAGACGACGGGCACCAACAAGGCGGACGCAAGTGCTGCTAGCTGTAGCTACTTCAAGCCGACGTTGAAAGGCGACAGTCAGCGCGCAATAACGTTAACAACGAAGGTTGCACAGTTCCTGGCCACTGGCTTGCACTCTTATTTGATCGTTGAGGAGCTAGGCTTTTTGTCTTTGATGCACACAGCAGTGCCCGAGTACAAGGTCCCATCGAGGACTATGTTTTCTCGGAGTGTTGTGCCAGAACTTTACGCCAAAGAAAAAGAACGGATCAAAAGTGAGCTGCGCCATCACTTCACTGACAGGACCCCATGCTACTCGGTGACGACCGACGGGTGGACGTCTAGGCCCGGGGATAGCTACGTCTCATTTACATGCCATCTCGTTGATAAAGAGTTCTGGCTTCACAATTATCACCTTGCATGGCGGCACATGCCGGAAGGCCATACATCTGACAACCTGAAGCGCATCCTCCTTGACTTGGCAAAGGAGTGGGGACTGCCTCAAGATGTTCCAGTTTTCATTGTCACTGACAATGCCAGAAACTTCCTGGGCGCCACATCGCGAACGGGATGG TGTGCAAAGAAGGGCACTCAGAATTTTGAGCAGCTGTGTGTCAAGGCCCGAGCAATTGTAGGGCACTACAAGAGGAGTTCCCAAGCCAGAAATCACCTCAAAGAGGTTCAG CAACAGCAGCGTTGTGGGGAGGAGTCTGCATTTGCAGGAAACCTCCTTCACAGCATGAAGTCCAGGTTTGTTGATATAAAATTGCAGGTGACAtatgccttgagcacagcattgGACCCCCGATTTAAAGCCGTTTGTTACGACACCACAAGTGAGAAACGGTGGCTGAAAAATCTACTCTGCTCAGCTGTGGAGAAGAGCCTGCTTCAGGGGAGAGACAGCGAAGAGCCAAGTGCACCTGCGCAAGCTGTCTCTAGTGATGTGTGGGATGTTTTTGGAGCTTTGGCCTCTACCACCACTTCAAGCACTGGTTCCCAGCGACTTATGGAAGAGGTCGAGGAGTACCTCCATGCACCTGTTCGGCCCCGCTTGGAAAATCCTTTCCTGTGGTGGAAAAATTTCGGCGAATACAAGTACCCGTCATTGTCCAAGCTAGCTCGGCTATACCTGTCGGTGCCAGCAACCCAAGTGTCAA GATTTTCGCGCGCCAAGAAATCGCTCATGCCTGACACTGACGAGTTCAGTGATTGCAATGAACTTTCCGACGAAGTTCACAAAGCTACCAGCTGCGCCAGCGATGCCGAAGACGGCGAAATCACTTTTGAAGAGTACGCGCTCACAA GGGTCCGCAACAAGTGGGTCTATTTTTCAAAGACGGCCGAGGAAAACGCAGCTGTGAATGAGGGCTTCCTTTGGCATGGTGCTATTCCCGGCATCATCGGATGCGTGGCCAGCAGCCTTATAGCCATTATCGCACCCAAGGGTGGGCGCAAGGCTGCATTCAAGCGCTGCAAGGAAAACTACGCCCTCAACTGCATGTTC GCACTTTTTCTGTTCACATTTTACCTCAGATCTCAGATCTGCAATGGGGACATGAAGATCCTGGCCGTGAACCCTATGTGA